A genomic window from Paraburkholderia phytofirmans OLGA172 includes:
- a CDS encoding carbon-nitrogen hydrolase family protein: MQQKLRAAVVQSGSVVFDADRTIDKVATFTADAARQGTQLIVFPEAFVSAYPKGLDFGSTIGGRTAAGREDYRRYYDSAVEVPSPGTRRLGEVAADHKQYIVIGVIERDHGTLYCTALFYGPDGTMLGKHRKLMPTAGERLIWGYGDGSTLPVFDTPFGRLGAVICWENYMPLLRMAMYAKGVQIYCAPTADSRPTWASSMQHVALEGRCFVLSACQHLRRSDCPTDYAAIQGNDPSTVLMSGGSCIVSPLGELIAGPIFEQDALLVADLDLNDLARAKYDFDVAGHYSRPDIFRLHVNEAATPPVVFETNGFGSGF, from the coding sequence ATGCAACAGAAATTACGTGCTGCGGTTGTGCAATCGGGATCCGTCGTCTTCGATGCGGACAGAACCATCGATAAAGTCGCGACGTTCACCGCAGACGCCGCGCGACAAGGAACTCAACTTATCGTATTTCCCGAAGCATTCGTCTCAGCTTATCCAAAGGGACTCGATTTCGGCTCGACAATTGGTGGAAGGACCGCTGCCGGACGCGAGGACTATCGTCGTTACTATGACAGCGCGGTAGAAGTGCCAAGTCCCGGCACCCGCCGGTTGGGCGAGGTTGCCGCCGACCACAAGCAATACATCGTGATCGGCGTAATCGAGCGGGACCACGGCACGTTGTATTGCACTGCGTTGTTTTATGGTCCGGACGGTACGATGCTCGGCAAGCATCGCAAGCTGATGCCGACCGCCGGCGAGAGGCTGATCTGGGGCTATGGCGATGGGTCGACCCTCCCGGTTTTCGACACGCCGTTCGGCAGGCTTGGCGCAGTCATTTGCTGGGAAAACTACATGCCATTATTGCGTATGGCGATGTACGCCAAGGGTGTTCAGATTTACTGCGCCCCCACCGCTGACAGCCGGCCGACATGGGCTTCCTCCATGCAGCATGTTGCCTTGGAGGGTCGTTGCTTTGTATTGTCAGCCTGCCAGCACCTGCGCCGATCGGATTGCCCAACCGACTATGCCGCAATCCAGGGTAACGATCCGTCCACTGTGCTGATGAGCGGTGGAAGCTGCATCGTCAGCCCGCTTGGCGAGCTCATTGCCGGCCCAATCTTTGAGCAGGATGCATTGCTCGTGGCCGATCTTGACCTCAACGACCTTGCCCGGGCGAAATATGACTTTGACGTCGCGGGTCACTACTCGCGTCCGGACATCTTCCGTTTGCATGTCAACGAAGCGGCGACGCCTCCCGTCGTGTTTGAGACAAATGGATTCGGCAGCGGCTTCTGA